TTCACGAACCGCTGCGCGGTTGATTTTTGCTACTTTTTTCTTGTTTGGTTCACCGGATCCTTTTTCTACTTTAGCAGCGATGCGAAGCAGAACAGCAGCCGGAGGAGTTTTAGTGATGAAAGTAAAGGAACGGTCTTCAAATACTGTAATTTCAACCGGAATGATCAAGCCAGCCTGGTCGGCAGTACGAGCATTAAATTCCTTACAGAATGCCATGATGTTGACACCTGCTTGACCTAACGCCGGACCTACTGGAGGCGCTGGATTCGCTTTCCCTGCAGGAATCTGCAGTTTCACCATTTTAATAACTTTTTTAGCCATGAGTGACACCTCCTTGCAAAAATAGTGGTCTTCGAACGCCATTAGCGCTCTCCCACAAGAAACCCTTAGCTTATGTTATATTTTCTCCACTTGAGTGAAATCCAACTCTAGCGGGGTTTCCCGTCCAAACATGTTAACATGCACTTTAATCTTGCTCTTGTCAGCCAA
The window above is part of the Paenibacillus sp. FSL K6-0276 genome. Proteins encoded here:
- the rplK gene encoding 50S ribosomal protein L11: MAKKVIKMVKLQIPAGKANPAPPVGPALGQAGVNIMAFCKEFNARTADQAGLIIPVEITVFEDRSFTFITKTPPAAVLLRIAAKVEKGSGEPNKKKVAKINRAAVREIAETKMPDLNAATVEAAMRMVEGTARSMGITIED